The window CCTACTTTGAAATACACAGATTCAGACAATGGTTTGCCATTTAAACAAGTggtttcagtcttttttttctagaaatgttTCAGATGTTCATGAGATCTGATACATTCACCCCAAAGGGAGAGAAGGAACCTCTAAACCCAGATGATTTCACTAACAACCCTCTTTAAGGACAGTAGAGGACAGtataactttatttttctaaaggGCGGTAAgtgtgaagaaagaaaaatgaatatcAGAACATTGTTTGTCTTTACACCCCCCTAATTAGCTCATGTCCCGACATATTCATCCTACACAGAAGCAGTTTATAAGAAGAGGTTTTATGTCAAATGATTAAAGGAGTGAACCCTCTGAATGTATTATTCACATCTTATATCCTTCCATGTATCTTAGCAGGATATTGTCTATACTCTTTTAAAGCATTAATATGTATAATTGTAACACAGTTTTTGATGCTTCCTGTTTCTCAGTGCACATGGAAAAACATTTGCTCTTAAGGTTTACGTTCTTCATGTTGGGTATTTAAATGGATTGCTACAGTAAGAGGATCTCGGGCATTCTCGTATTTACAGGGGAATTTGTTTGCACAGTTGCTAAGTACCTGCTTTTGTTGGATGCCTTACTGAGCTCGGCCCACTTAACTTAATTCTGTTTTGCTCAAAAGACAAAAGGCGCCCGTTACCAAGCAGTGCCTTttatgtgttgtgtctgtgagCAGCTCTTGTGCATCAGTCTGCCACTTTCCCCTGGAGTCACCCCCATGTTCCTCACAAACAGTACGACAAGCTCAACCTCCAACTACAGATCCAAACTCGTAGTTTAGTGTCAGGACAAGGGGAGAGCTCCGGGAAGGTAAGCGGACATTTTCTTGTCAAAATGGCTCCGTATAGTTTGTTGCCTCCACTGACCTCAATCCGCTTTGAAGATAAGGTCCATTTCTCTGCGAGTCAGCATCTCTCTTTTTCAAGAAGCAAATGGTTTGCTTCCCCAGAGACTGAGAGCGAAGGCGACGTGTGGAGCACCAAGCCACCGGATTTCTCTGTGAAACTGTACAGATCTCTGACAGTCcctcaaaagaaagaaagaaaagaagattcAAGTCCAGCTGTACCTCCGCTTGGTGTAACAAAAAGGAGAATCGGGGTACTTTTACCAACATTATTAAATCAGAGTTACCAGAGGAAAGACGAGCCTCTGGAGTTCATCACATCACACAGGCCTCCTGATGCTCTGGAATCTGAGCTGATGTTTGTCAGGACGGGGAAGTATCCTTCTGGGCCGTACAAGAACCCCAAACCACATGACTTCAGACCGGTGAGTGTACCTGCACACATGAAAATATGGTAGgttgtcttaaaaacaaaaaaaagacataaacatgaaaactgTACATGAGATGAGTCCTTTTTTCCCTAGGAGtgtttctactttaaaactTGAAGGAAATGTAACTAAAAGTACAAATATagtttgaattaaataaatgactttTACTTTCAGTACtgcagtattttattttatttctattttatttaaccttcatTCAAGATCTGGTTAATATTAAAAACTTCTGTTTtcaagagcgtcctggccaagacaggcagcagccgCACAATTtacagagtttcacacaaacaacaagcagccacacatacaaatacaaaaaatacattgttagacattaaaagacacaaataaccaatttaaacagcaaatgttcattaaaatcttccacaaacacatcaggaagAATATCTACAGCTAGATGCGTCCGCCTCCAGGTCTTTcaacatcctcttaaaagcatTCAATCAGAGAGGAGTTTGttaagtttcagctctttttgtaataAGTTCAAagtaaagggagcagcaaacTGAAACACCTTTTTCTCCAGCtcagttctgacttttggaACAGGAAGTAAGAAAAGGTCCTGAGAGCGAGGATTTTAAGTCCCTGTTCTCTGCTGACTCATGGAGGTGAGAGGGTACGAAGGAAGCAGATGTTTCAATTCCtttttccaccaagcggtccggtttggttcagtttggttcagtacataAGTTTGCATATGCTCACTCGAGTAGAACTACGGCCACCACTTTTGGttgtaatattttattttgcccCAAGATGGCGACCAACACAACACTAAAAAATGTccaacctttttcttttcaccaCCGCCTTCAGCTGGATGAGGACCTTCCTGACATTGTGACAACATTTCAGAGAGACCCTGGTAACCTGAACTTAAAGTTACGGCACCTGGACATTAGTAAGTGGAATTACATTATCTCTGGAGCTTTACATCACTGAATGAGTACATTTAGGATTAAGCTTCTTCTTACAAAATGAtgtgaatgtttaaaatgaattatctaAACTGCGTCACAAGAAAACGTCTGAATCAGTCAGAAGCTTcctgacattttaaacaatgttgttcctattgattgaatggattgatgttttttattttccagttcGGACCATCAGATCTGAGTCAGGCTGCTGTATAAGAGGCAACAAGACAAAGATGGACACCTTTAAGCCTCCAGAGCCCAAATGGGATGCAAGGCTCGTACTGCCTCAGACGCCCTACCCTCCAAAATCGGCTTCCTACACTGTCAGTGGTGTCTCAGTTTTACTCTTACATAATGAACCTTTTCTATAGccgtgttcacacatgcactcctgaaaacttctggAGAATTTCAGGAGAGAGAACTCCCAGGATTCCGttagcctcaacgtcatcttttgttattgttttgattgggCGGATTTtccatactgtgcgtttaactTTAGTTGTCTTCAGTATGTTACAGGAAATGTTTATAATTCATCAGTTTACATGTCTGCTTCACAGAGACACCGACGAAGACGAGGAGCGTACAGTGCTTTCTTGGACCGCGTGGAGGACAAACTTTCAAGATcctggaaaaataaatcatgacacTCTTCAGAATtacctttgatttttttttattaagtattgCTGAGTTGTGGAACATGCTAGTTAAACCGTActtatgagatgagatgagatgagattcaactttattgtcattacacatatacaagtatagagtaacgaaatgaggtttggcatctcaccagaagtgcaaataatcagaaagtgcaagaatctgtgctatgtacagtaattacaaaatttacagatgtagacaaaaaatgtgaattattgggtatatatggaCAACGTgcatcaaaatatatatattataagtTAATAATGTGCAAGACTCTGTTAAACTAACCAAGCTCCAACCCAGAACCACGCAGGTCCAAAAcctgtagttttattttcaatgcTTAAAGTCGGAGATGATTATTACGAGATGTTAGCAGACTGTGCTACGGAATCTTTTTCCTCTATCACTAATGGTTGGGAAGAGAGGTGAAATCCTTTGATATTTCATAAGAGCGCAAAGATCAGTGGAAAGTCTCATTAATTAAATGTACAAgaaaattgtttgttttcctcttgtACTCCAACATCCATCTCATGACCAACGTTTTTTCAAATTGGGTAAGATAGTAAATGTATGAATGTCACCTCTAATGGAGTACTTTAATATGTCTTACTTATCCGAAGTAAAGACATAAAGCAGTCTTAGAGCTTTAAGTTGCAGCGACTCCGGTATCATAAAGGTCATCGTACAACATTATGAGCTCACCCTCTGGTCCATTAACAGCTGTTCATTCAGTACCCCGACTATGATAAACATGTGAAGCCTGCACATATTAAAGGCATATCTGAAATAGCTGCACATGTGTTTAATGAGTCATCTGTGAGTCTGTGCATAACTCATGTgctaaatataaaaacaaatagttACTGCGTTATATCACCAAGCCCCCCAGGATGCCGAGCAGCAAACCACCAGACGTGTGTTTGGATCTTTTACAGTTTttagaaaatctgtttttgcaaTCCAGGAAATAAGAAGGAATAGTAATGTTTTCAAGGGCTGCATAATAAGGataataacattattattgatGCAATATTTGTTGGGGTGTGTATTAAACTACGGGTTCCCAAATTATTCAGCTCACAAACCCCAAAATAAGGGTACCAGAGACTTGGCAAAGTGCGGTCATGAGCCAAAAAAGGTCGGGACCACTGTCTGAAATATACTGTAAGTTTGTCATTTTAGCGTTCATTTTATCGATGTATTGGtacttcattttttaatcttatCTCTGAGTTCATTAATACTAGTAATAATTGACATTTTAACGGTAACAATACTTAAATATCAAgagtaaatacaaaaaacaaacgaGTCCTACAATTAGGCCAACACATGAGAGTAGCAGTATAAACTATCCTCTTGTGTTACTTCACTGCAGTCTAAGCTcattttctgaatgtgtttttaaccaTGAAGAAACAGGTTACTACTGTGTATCTATTGTAATAGCAGGCCTTACTTTTAATTGTACTCACTACACACACGTTTTTTCTGGTATATTCCCGTCTCTGTGTAAAATGATTAAAAGTCAAACCAGTGATTGAGAAACAGAGACACCATGTGAAAacgctttttt is drawn from Labrus bergylta chromosome 8, fLabBer1.1, whole genome shotgun sequence and contains these coding sequences:
- the si:dkey-30e9.6 gene encoding putative uncharacterized protein C7orf78, whose protein sequence is MAPYSLLPPLTSIRFEDKVHFSASQHLSFSRSKWFASPETESEGDVWSTKPPDFSVKLYRSLTVPQKKERKEDSSPAVPPLGVTKRRIGVLLPTLLNQSYQRKDEPLEFITSHRPPDALESELMFVRTGKYPSGPYKNPKPHDFRPLDEDLPDIVTTFQRDPGNLNLKLRHLDIIRTIRSESGCCIRGNKTKMDTFKPPEPKWDARLVLPQTPYPPKSASYTRHRRRRGAYSAFLDRVEDKLSRSWKNKS